Proteins encoded in a region of the Magallana gigas chromosome 8, xbMagGiga1.1, whole genome shotgun sequence genome:
- the LOC105325933 gene encoding uncharacterized protein, with translation MGPLRGLVFWALIVLGACATPKKLIKDRMSQEHCKQKIAGMKSNAQSGPSIDVNPTCDIGKVSYMYSRGQLQLSFWRDSPFQICLVELKRFEIVRSTDNNNQQLEQIPDGENVCFQNRNANGGTVYIVLKPRGFTYISEIYYEIQRLHLTDDSSVNPNPREQLSVSTSPSPPTPRTHHPQFDIITPVPNVHDLRMRRPESLRRPVQTPLPLSRQWFLRQLPLNRNIAAENTWRPTLNTRPVGNVRTPAENTWRSVENTRRQAENTWRPAENSWRQAENTWRPAENSWRQAENMWRPAVNSLRPAENTWRPAENSLRQAENTWRQAENTWSPSSWQRENMRFLRQQRPQTNFRQLRNSNFVI, from the exons ATGGGCCCGCTGCGAGGATTAGTATTCTGGGCACTAATTGTGTTAGGGGCTTGTGCTACCCCTAAAAAACTCATCAAGGACCGCATGTCGCAAGAACACTGCAAACAAAAGATCGCCGG GATGAAGTCTAATGCCCAGTCAGGGCCTTCCATTGATGTCAATCCAACATGTGATATCGGCAAAGTCTCGTACATGTACTCACGTGGTCAGCTCCAGCTCTCGTTCTGGCGAGACTCTCCATTCCAGATCTGCTTGGTTGAATTAAAACGCTTCGAAATTGTGCGATCTACGGACAACAATAATCAGCAACTGGAGC AAATCCCAGACGGGGAAAACGTTTGCTTCCAAAACAGAAATGCTAACGGTGGAACTGTGTACATTGTCCTGAAGCCGAGAGGTTTTACCTATATATCCGAAATTTACTATGAAATCCAAAGACTGCACCTAACAGACGATTCATCCGTCAATCCCAACCCACGAGAACAGTTGTCTGTGAGCACTTCACCAAGTCCTCCAACTCCAAGAACCCACCACCCACAATTTGACATCATCACACCAGTTCCAAACGTTCACGATTTACGCATGCGTCGTCCTGAGAGTTTACGACGTCCGGTTCAGACACCATTACCGTTGTCAAGACAGTGGTTCTTAAGACAGCTTCCCTTGAATAGAAATATAGCAGCAGAGAATACGTGGAGACCAACACTGAATACGAGACCAGTAGGGAATGTGCGGACACCAGCTGAGAATACATGGAGATCAGTTGAGAATACGCGGAGACAAGCAGAGAATACGTGGAGGCCTGCAGAGAATTCGTGGAGACAAGCAGAGAATACGTGGAGGCCTGCAGAGAATTCGTGGAGACAAGCAGAGAATATGTGGAGGCCTGCAGTGAATTCATTGAGACCAGCAGAGAATACGTGGAGGCCTGCAGAGAATTCATTGAGACAAGCAGAGAATACGTGGAGACAAGCAGAGAATACGTGGAGTCCAAGCAGTTGGCAAAGGGAAAATATGCGATTTTTAAGACAACAAAGACCCCAAACGAATTTTAGACAATTGAGGAATTcaaattttgtcatatga
- the LOC105325931 gene encoding uncharacterized protein has translation MDLLPLFSVVSLLLCMLVSEVSSLNAWDRATVVCETVGKKHVVEENSNRIVVLDSQCKSGEVAWRLSQTYVQLQINKPSSFRICFSSAAFPSLEKYGVYKITDGGMVFAGSPNRDGDVCLTSPGTSLDIVLKALDIFYVLTAKFTISCL, from the exons ATGGACCTCCTCCCTCTTTTTTCGGTGGTGTCTCTATTGCTGTGCATGTTGGTATCTGAGGTGTCAAGCTTAAATGCGTGGGACAGAGCCACTGTTGTCTGTGAAACAGTTGGAAAGAAACA tGTGGTTGAGGAAAATTCGAATAGAATCGTCGTGCTTGACTCCCAGTGTAAGTCTGGCGAGGTGGCATGGCGACTGAGCCAGACTTATGTCCAGCTTCAAATCAACAAGCCGTCTAGCTTCAGGATCTGTTTCAGCAGCGCTGCCTTCCCCAGCCTAGAGAAATATGGAGTCTACAAAATAACGGACGGAGGAATGGTGTTTGCTGGCAGTCCCAATAGAg ATGGCGATGTGTGTTTGACCTCCCCAGGAACCAGTCTGGACATAGTTCTAAAAGCACTGGACATTTTCTATGTCCTCACGGCCAAGTTCACCATCAGCTGTCTCTAA
- the LOC105325930 gene encoding uncharacterized protein, producing METSNLLLVGALFLFMAPVCLSVPLWDRASLACASIPGKQVLDEESGRYFLVPQTCEQGEVAWRMTQSYVALRFWRPKPFKVCFSSNTPVNYEKYSVFNASFGNMFVGSPNMYRKVCVNSIGNRLDIVLLAKKSFYVMRAKFTVQCNS from the exons atggaGACCTCTAATCTTCTTTTAGTTGGAGCCTTGTTTTTATTCATGGCTCCCGTCTGTCTTTCTGTGCCCTTGTGGGATCGCGCCTCTTTAGCCTGTGCATCTATTCCCGGTAAACA AGTCCTAGACGAGGAGTCAGGTCGATATTTCCTGGTCCCCCAGACGTGTGAGCAGGGCGAGGTAGCCTGGAGAATGACCCAGTCATACGTCGCTCTGAGGTTCTGGAGACCCAAACCTTTCAAGGTGTGCTTCAGCAGCAATACGCCCGTCAACTACGAGAAATACAGCGTCTTCAACGCCTCGTTTGGAAACATGTTCGTCGGAAGTCCAAATATGT ACCGAAAAGTCTGTGTGAATTCTATCGGAAACCGTTTAGACATCGTTCTTCTGGCCAAAAAATCATTCTACGTGATGAGAGCCAAGTTCACCGTCCAGTGTAACTCCTGA